From one Triticum urartu cultivar G1812 chromosome 3, Tu2.1, whole genome shotgun sequence genomic stretch:
- the LOC125546464 gene encoding uncharacterized protein LOC125546464, which yields MAAVCRPCLFSAHLPYCLLPVVLAALQPAATKKKQCSMALACSCPESGCAFVGSPAMLLNHLANSHQRPAVTVRYGLSSNLGFSLSHPWHALVGEDDRSVFLVSLGPLGAATAVSLVYVRPDGEAEVAPRFWCKLSVGPPGIDMVLMASPVSSSMLAAGAPAPWQGMFLAVPQEMLSGDTLTLSIWIDLNPPSAGAPNEVDYTTGEDIEEDAVKQGRASKFSH from the coding sequence ATGGCTGCCGTGTGCCGTCCCTGCCTATTCTCAGCGCATCTCCCCTACTGCTTACTTCCAGTGGTTCTCGCCGCACTACAGCCCGCCGCAACGAAGAAGAAGCAGTGCAGTATGGCCTTGGCCTGCTCCTGCCCGGAGTCCGGGTGCGCCTTCGTGGGCTCCCCGGCGATGCTCCTCAATCATCTCGCCAACAGCCACCAGCGCCCCGCCGTCACGGTCCGCTACGGCCTGTCCTCTAACCTCGGCTTCTCCCTTTCGCACCCCTGGCATGCGCTCGTCGGGGAGGACGACCGCAGCGTTTTCCTCGTGTCCCTGGGCCCCCTGGGCGCCGCTACGGCCGTGTCGCTAGTGTACGTCAGGCCCGACGGTGAGGCCGAGGTGGCGCCCCGGTTCTGGTGCAAGCTGTCCGTGGGGCCCCCGGGTATCGACATGGTCCTCATGGCCTCGCCGGTGAGCAGCAGCATGCTGGCCGCCGGCGCACCCGCGCCGTGGCAGGGGATGTTCTTGGCGGTGCCCCAGGAGATGCTCTCCGGTGACACGCTCACGCTCAGCATCTGGATCGATCTGAACCCACCTTCCGCTGGCGCTCCCAATGAAGTCGACTACACCACAGGCGAGGACATCGAGGAGGATGCTGTCAAGCAGGGGCGAGCCAGCAAATTTAGCCATTGA